ACCGGAAAAACCTCCATCCCTTTGATCCTGCACACAATTAGCTTCCTGCAAGGACAATATTGTTGCAACATTCTCAAAACGGGGAATACCGGAAATTAATTTTGAGGAATAACGAGTATGCTGTAAATATGTTTTGTAATCACTCCCGGAAAGAACCGCACCGTCTTCTACTTTAGCCATGAGTGGATCCGGCAGAAAAACAAAGCCTACAACAGACAACACAGCTGCAACTTCGGTACTCCATCTATCTGCTTCACTGAACTTTTGGCAGAGCGACTTTACTAAAGGCAAAATACGAGCTGTGCGTGTATACCTTTCCGGCTTCAAAAGAGAAGTAACGTCACTTACAAGATGGATTACACTTCGGACTGTTTTATTCATCAATTCTTTTTCCGAAGTAATAACCCGGTGATGTTCAAAAGCATCACGCAATGCAATTTTTAAAACCTTAGCAGAACATGGCTTAGTCAATAAACGAAAAACATCGCATTCGTTCACTGCTTCGACTGCAACCTGCAGGTCGGCTCGTCCACTAAGCAGAATACGAACAACCTCAGGCCGCACCTCTTTGGCTTTTGATAAAAACTCAATACCATTCATCAATGGCATATCATAATCAGAAATTATAACTTTGAAGTCGTCACGCTCCTTCAAAAGCTGTAGCCCTTCTTCACCATTGCTAACACACGCAACTTCCGGCAATTTCTTAAGAAATTGCTTAAATAAAAGATGGCTGGCCACATCGTCGTCGACAAATAAGACCCTGTGCATTGCAAAACCTCCCTGTGACTCTCCTTAGCATAAACACCTACCCTATTATATTAAGCACATAAAATAATCTCATGCCAGTTATTTATATATCCAGACTCACCATAGGCAAAATATACACTTTCCAAAAACAATCAAAAAAACATCTATCAACTGGTCAAAACACCCTATTTATACTATTTTAAATAATATTTATAAAAAGAGGAGACCAAATGAAATCGTCTGAATACATAGAACTGGAAGATAAGTTCGGAGCCAAAAATTACAAACCTCTTGATGTAGTTCTTGAACGAGGTGAAGGAGTCTGGGTTTGGGATGTCGACGGTAAAAAATATATGGACTGTCTCTCTGCCTATTCAGCAGTTAATCAAGGACATTGCCATCCCAAAATAAAAAAAGCCATGCTGGAGCAAGTTGAAAAACTTACTCTCACCTCAAGAGCTTTCAGAAACGACCAATTGGGCCCTTTTTATGAAGAACTATGTGCTTTAACCGGATCACACAAAGTTTTACCAATGAACAGCGGTGCTGAAGCTGTTGAAACCGCCATCAAAGCTGTCAGAAAATGGGGCTATCTTGTTAAAGGAGTCCCTGAAGACCGTGCAGAAATAATAGTCTGTGCCGACAATTTTCACGGAAGAACTATCACCATTGTCGGATTTTCAACAGATCCGACATCCCGCAAAGGATTCGGACCATTCACTCCCGGTTTCAAAGTTATTCCGTTCGGCGATTTTAAAGCACTTGAAAATGCAATTACACCCGACACTGTGGGTTTTCTTGTTGAACCGATACAAGGTGAAGCAGGAGTTATCATTCCACCGGATGGATATTTCAAAAAAGTACGTGAGATATGCACGGCAAACAATGTGAGTTTGATTCTTGATGAAATCCAAACAGGGCTGGGCCGTACGGGAAAATTGCTCGCCGAGGAACACGAAGGAATCGAGGCTGATCTAACACTCATAGGCAAAGCTCTCTCTGGAGGTTTCTATCCAGTCTCAGCAGTGCTTTCAAATTCAGAAGTTCTGGGGGTTTTAAAACCCGGCGAACATGGCTCGACCTTTGGCGGAAATCCGCTTG
The window above is part of the Maridesulfovibrio ferrireducens genome. Proteins encoded here:
- a CDS encoding HD domain-containing phosphohydrolase gives rise to the protein MHRVLFVDDDVASHLLFKQFLKKLPEVACVSNGEEGLQLLKERDDFKVIISDYDMPLMNGIEFLSKAKEVRPEVVRILLSGRADLQVAVEAVNECDVFRLLTKPCSAKVLKIALRDAFEHHRVITSEKELMNKTVRSVIHLVSDVTSLLKPERYTRTARILPLVKSLCQKFSEADRWSTEVAAVLSVVGFVFLPDPLMAKVEDGAVLSGSDYKTYLQHTRYSSKLISGIPRFENVATILSLQEANCVQDQRDGGFSGDEVPLGARILKVVSDYDRLSLGGRPKGEVLSMLKRRADRYDQNVLNGLIDILGDDATYYLREVYPLGLERGMILAQDVFGDIKGQRVKFLAKGQKLSDAMIDYIYKNSESIMDITQKIVIRENLVTETAVDGGDLM
- the rocD gene encoding ornithine--oxo-acid transaminase — encoded protein: MKSSEYIELEDKFGAKNYKPLDVVLERGEGVWVWDVDGKKYMDCLSAYSAVNQGHCHPKIKKAMLEQVEKLTLTSRAFRNDQLGPFYEELCALTGSHKVLPMNSGAEAVETAIKAVRKWGYLVKGVPEDRAEIIVCADNFHGRTITIVGFSTDPTSRKGFGPFTPGFKVIPFGDFKALENAITPDTVGFLVEPIQGEAGVIIPPDGYFKKVREICTANNVSLILDEIQTGLGRTGKLLAEEHEGIEADLTLIGKALSGGFYPVSAVLSNSEVLGVLKPGEHGSTFGGNPLACAVARAALKVLKEDNLIDNARDVGAKFLAGLKQIKNPKIKEIRGRGLLLAVEFKSDAGGARSYCEKLKEQGLLCKETHNNIIRFAPPLVITPEQVDWALERINPTLST